From Pseudomonas vanderleydeniana, the proteins below share one genomic window:
- a CDS encoding TetR/AcrR family transcriptional regulator — MARAALAIAPQAAEQKPSRHLETRTKAVALFARRGFAQVGLRELAAHLGIQPGSIYNHIESKQALLFELIESLHLDLLEIVAAPSARTSRSAEKRLDALISAHLDLHRDKADFFRVAEHEFHCLDDAQQAAVLELRRRYEGHLVKLLTPLGLSPDESLARTTVRTFLCLLNNLPAWTDDAGLEPQGHRLLMHGIALGAVKGALASASG, encoded by the coding sequence ATGGCCCGGGCAGCCCTCGCCATCGCGCCGCAGGCCGCGGAACAGAAGCCTTCACGCCACCTGGAAACCCGCACCAAGGCCGTGGCGCTGTTTGCCCGGCGCGGGTTCGCCCAGGTCGGCCTGCGCGAGCTGGCAGCGCACCTGGGCATCCAGCCCGGCTCGATCTACAACCATATCGAGAGCAAGCAGGCGCTGCTGTTCGAACTGATCGAAAGCCTGCACCTGGACCTGCTCGAGATTGTCGCCGCGCCATCGGCGCGGACCTCGCGCTCAGCGGAAAAACGCCTGGACGCGCTGATAAGCGCCCATCTGGACCTGCACCGCGACAAGGCCGATTTCTTCCGCGTCGCGGAGCATGAGTTCCATTGCCTGGACGACGCGCAGCAGGCGGCGGTGCTGGAGTTGCGTCGACGCTACGAGGGCCACCTGGTCAAGCTGCTCACGCCGCTGGGCCTCTCCCCTGACGAATCCCTGGCCCGCACTACCGTGCGCACCTTCCTGTGCCTGCTCAACAACCTGCCGGCCTGGACCGACGACGCCGGCCTGGAGCCCCAGGGACATCGGCTGCTGATGCATGGCATTGCATTGGGGGCGGTGAAAGGCGCGCTGGCCAGCGCCTCTGGTTGA
- a CDS encoding enoyl-CoA hydratase/isomerase family protein, whose product MTARVSSSAATDFDDTSADVLAQVRNHIGHLTLNRPAGLNALTLDMIRQLQGHLDAWAEDPQIHAVTLRGAGDRAFCAGGDIRSLYDSYKGGGKLHEDFFVEEYALDLCIHHYRKPVLALMDGFVLGGGMGLVQGADLRVVTERSRLAMPEVGIGYFPDVGGSYFLSRIPGEVGLYLGVSGNQIRAADALYCGLADWYLHSDKLALLDQRLDQMEWHDTPLKDLQSLLAKFAVQTLPDAPLDKLRPAIDHFFALPDVSSIIEQMRAVTVADSHEWAWDVANLLETRSPLAMSVTLEMLRRGRHMSLEDCFAMELHLDRQWFEHGDLMEGVRALLIDKDKAPHWNPPTLRALQPEQVARFFHGLDESEN is encoded by the coding sequence ATGACTGCTCGGGTTTCATCCTCCGCTGCGACGGATTTTGACGACACCTCGGCCGATGTTCTGGCGCAGGTGCGCAACCACATCGGTCACCTCACCCTCAACCGCCCCGCCGGCCTCAATGCCCTGACCCTGGACATGATCCGCCAGTTGCAAGGCCATCTCGACGCCTGGGCCGAAGACCCGCAGATCCATGCCGTGACCCTGCGCGGTGCCGGCGATCGTGCGTTCTGCGCCGGCGGCGATATCCGCTCGCTATACGACAGCTACAAGGGCGGCGGCAAGCTGCACGAAGACTTCTTCGTCGAGGAATACGCCCTCGACCTGTGCATCCATCACTACCGCAAACCGGTGTTGGCACTGATGGACGGCTTCGTTCTCGGTGGCGGCATGGGCCTGGTGCAAGGTGCCGACCTGCGGGTGGTCACCGAGCGCAGCCGGCTGGCCATGCCGGAGGTGGGCATCGGCTACTTCCCGGATGTCGGCGGCAGCTACTTCCTGTCACGCATTCCTGGTGAAGTCGGTCTCTACCTGGGCGTGAGCGGCAATCAGATCCGCGCCGCCGACGCCCTCTACTGCGGCCTGGCCGACTGGTACCTGCACAGCGACAAGCTGGCCCTGCTGGATCAGCGCCTGGACCAGATGGAGTGGCACGACACGCCACTCAAGGACCTGCAGAGCCTGCTGGCCAAGTTCGCCGTGCAGACCCTGCCGGATGCCCCGCTGGACAAGCTGCGCCCGGCCATCGACCACTTCTTCGCCCTGCCCGACGTGTCGAGCATCATCGAACAGATGCGCGCAGTGACCGTCGCCGACAGCCATGAGTGGGCCTGGGACGTCGCCAACCTGCTGGAGACCCGTTCGCCGCTGGCGATGTCCGTGACCCTGGAGATGCTGCGTCGCGGTCGCCACATGAGCCTGGAGGACTGCTTTGCCATGGAGTTGCACCTGGACCGCCAATGGTTCGAGCACGGCGATCTGATGGAGGGCGTACGTGCCCTGCTGATCGACAAGGACAAGGCCCCGCACTGGAACCCTCCGACCTTGCGCGCACTGCAACCCGAACAGGTCGCACGGTTTTTCCATGGCCTGGATGAGAGCGAAAACTAA